The Priestia koreensis genomic interval TTTTTGCTATTTACAAATAAATAATGTCAACAGATTCATCAATAGTGGAAAAGAGTGTTCACATATTGAGATCGGAAGGAATGGTAAAACATGATTATTAGTGCATTTGATCGTATAACAAAATCGTTCGGTGGAGCCGTTGTGTTTGAGGAGTTATCCTTTGAAATACATGCCTCAGATCGTATTGGCCTAGTTGGTCAAAATGGGAGTGGAAAGACAACGATTTTTCATATTTTAGCAGGGATTGAACAAGCGGATAAAGGACAGTGTCACCTCAAAAAGGGGTTAAAAATTGGTCATTTAGCACAAATTTCGCGATTTAATAATCACCTACTAGTAAATGATGTCTTGCACAACGCTTTTCATGAGTTAATGAAGCTAGGAGAGGCAATGAAGACGCTAGAAGAGGAGATGAAAGGTTCACAGTCAGAAGAAGCAATGCAAAGGCTTTTGAATGAGTACGGTAAAATTCAAGATCAATACGTACTTTCAGGCGGATATGAAATTGAATCGAATATTCAAAAGGTAGTGAACGGCCTTCAAATTCAAGCGCTTGTGGATCAAACCTTTGGCGCACTAAGCGGTGGCGAAAAAACAAAGGTAGGTCTTGCGTACATTCTCCTTCAGCAGCCAGATTTGCTTTTATTAGATGAACCGACCAATCATTTGGATATTGATGCGGTTGAATGGCTCGAGCAATTTTTACGCGAATATGATGGAACGGTTGTTGTGATTTCTCATGATCGCTATTTTCTTGATGAGGTAGCCACGAAAATTTTTGAGCTCGATCAAGGCGAGTTGTTCATCTCACATCATAACTACTCTGGGTTTTTAAAAGAAAAAGAGGAGAAGCTATTACTAGAATTTCAGGCGTATCAAGAACAACAGAAAAAGATCAAAAAGATGAAGGAAACAATTAAGCGTCTAAAAGAGTGGGCAAATCAAGCAAATCCACCGAATGCAGGGCTTCATAGAAGAGCAAGAAGCATGCAAAAAGCGTTAGATCGGATTGAACAATTGAGAAGACCGGTGCTAGAGAGAAAACGAATGAAGCTGCAGTTTGAGCAAGGAGCACGGAGTGGAAAAGACGTGATCCGAATGGAGGATGTGGAAAAAGGTTTTAATCAAACGGTGTTGCTTCAAGATGTTAATCTTCACCTTCAATTCCAAGAACGAGCGATTATAGTGGGGAAAAATGGGGCAGGAAAATCCACGCTACTCAAATTAATTTTGGACGAGCATACGGCTGATAGTGGCCGAATTGAACGAGGAAGTAATGTGAAGATCGGTTATTTATCACAACATATCGAGCCCACATATGATTCACAAACGGTCATTGAAGCGTTTCGTGATGTTGTGTCTGTAACCGAAGGAGAGGCACGACATATTTTAGCAACCTTCTTATTTTATGGATATGCCGTCTTTCAAAAGGTAAAGGATTTGAGCGGCGGTGAAAAAATGAGGCTTCGATTAGCACAGCTCATGTATCAAGATGTGAATCTGTTAATTCTTGATGAGCCGACGAACCATTTAGACATTGAATCACGAGAAGTATTAGAGGATGCCTTAGAGCATTATGAAGGAACGATTCTTGCCGTATCGCATGATCGTTACTTTTTAAATAAGCTTTCGGAGACGACCTATTGGGTAGAAGACAACACGCTCTATCGTTTTGCAGGGAACTATACGTGGGCAAAACAGAAGGTAGCGGAAAGGCAGAAAAGTGAAGAAAAGCGTGTGCCAAAAGAAAAAGAAGAAATAAAACCCCCTCGGGTGAAAAACATTCTACCTGTCGTTCAAGAGTATAAAGTAGAGGAAGAGATTGAGGAGGTTGAGGCATCGTTGCAAGCGATTCAGCAACAGCTATTGGTGGAAAAAGACCTAGGTAGTTTACAAAGCCTCTATAAAAAACAGCAGCTACTAGAAGAAAAAAGAGACGAATTGTATAACCTATTAGAATAAAAAGTACGAATAAAGGGACTATTTTATCCTAAAATGTCCTTTTTTATCCCTTTTTTATCAAAAAAGTTACAAAATAAACACAAAAAATTTGCAAAAATGTGATATTATTCTCATTGGGTAACATAATTTAAAATTTTAGAAAAATGATAATTATGAAAAGGGGTCTATCTTACGCATGAGAAAAAACGTCTTCAAACCAATTGTTAGTCTATCATTAGCATCAGCTTTATCACTAGGTGCCTTTGCTGCACCGTTTAGCAATGACTTTGCAAAAGCAGAAACACAAAATATTAAAGTACAACTACTGGGCTTAAACGACTTCCATGGCCAAATGGATTACTCTGATAAGCTTGATTTAGATAAAGATGGCGTCAAAGAAACACCAATTGGTGGGATTGCTTACACGGCCGCTGCTATTAAACAGCATCAGGCAGAAAATCCAAACACGTTGCTTGTGGAAGCTGGAGATATGGTAGGAGGAAGCCCGCTCGTTTCTTCTTATTTCCAAGATGAGCCGACAATTGAGATTTTAAAAGAAATGGGATTCTCTGTTGGAACACTTGGAAACCACGAATTTGATGAGGGCGTAACGGAAATGCTTCGTATGGTGAACGGTGGAAATCACCCTGGTGGCAAAAGCATTCCAGGCGTTGACTACACAGGAACAGGATTCCCTGTAGTAGCAGCAAACGTAGTGTACAAAGATACTGGTAAGCTAATGTTAGATCCGTATACGATCAAAGAAGTAGGCGGAGAGAAAATTGGTTTTATTGGCGTAGTGACTCAAGAAACTCCTTATATGATCGTTCAAAAAGGGAATGAAAATCTTGCTTTTACTGATGAAGCAGAAGCAATCAACAAATATACGAAAGAGTTAAAAGAAAAAGGCATTAAGTCAATCGTTGTATTGGCTCACAACCCAACAACTAATACAGCAGATAATGCATCATTTGATGCTTCTAAAATCGCTGAGAAAGTAGACGATGAGGTTGACGTAATTTTTGCTGCTCACAACCACGTAGGCGTAAATAAAGTCGTTGATAATAAGCTAATTGTACAAGCATACTCTTACGGAACAGCTTTCTCAGACGTGGACTTAGAAATTGATCCTACGACTCATGATATCGTGAAGAAAAGTGCAGATGTGGTGACGGTTATTCAAAGTAAATACACGCCAGATCCAAAAGTAAAAGCGATTGTTGATAAGTACGAGGAAAAAGTAAAGCCAGTTAAAGAACAGGTTGTTGGAGATTCAGCTGTTGAACTATCAGGTAAGTATGCTCAAAAAGGTCCTGTTGGAGATAACTCGCTAGGTAATTTAATTGCCGATGGTATGAAGGAAAACATGAAAGCTGATTTCGCTCTAATGAACGGCGGAGGAATTCGTGCAAGTGTGAATGCGGGCCCAATTACATGGGGTGAGCTATTCTCTGTTCAGCCATTTGGTAATACGCTAGCAAAAGTAGACGTGACGGGTCAAGATTTAGAGGATATCTTAAATGCCCAAATCGATCCTGTTAAGGGGCTTGATGTGAGCGTAGGTGGATTTAAGTATACGTGGAGCAGCCAAACGAACAAAGTTGTAGATATCTTTTTACCAGATGGATCAAAAATCGATAAAAAGAAAACTTATTCTGTTGTTGTGAATAACTATATGTACGGTAACCCAACATATCGTATCGCAGAGCTAGGCGAAAACATGGAAGTAGGGCCATCTGATTTAGAAGCAACGGTTGAATATGTAAAATCACTGAAGCAGCCGATTTCCTATAAGGCAGAAGGTCGTATTTCAGAAGTGACGCTTTCTCTTCCATTTAAAGATGTAGCAGATAATCACTGGGCTCATGACTATATTAATGATCTATACTTCAAAAATATTATTAAAGGAACGTCTGAGACGATGTTCTCACCAGATAAAGAGCTTTCTCGCTCACAGTTCGCTTCATTACTTGTGCGTGCATTGAACTTAAAAACAGACAAAGCAACAGATTTCAAAGATACAGCTAAGCTATCTGAGCAAGTTCAAAAAGAAGTAGCAGCAGCCGTATCATCAGGAATCGTAGTAGGTCGTACAGCTAATACGTTTGCACCGTATGCGCCAATTACGCGTGCTGAAATGATGACGATGCTAATGAGAGCATACAAAGTGAAAAACGGTAGCGTACCTGCACCTACAAAAGATATGTTCAAAGATACGTCAACGCTTAAAACAGAAATGCAAGACGCGATTGAAGTTGCGTATGAGCTAGGCTATGTGGACGGATTTGGTGACCAATTCAAGCCGTTTAACACAGCAAAACGTGCAGAATCAGCGAAAGTATTGTACATGCTATTAAAAAAATAAATGGCACGTATAAAAGATAGAGGTTGGGGCAATGATAGTAACGTATTCCCCCAATACAAATAAATGTTGAAGCACCGAACAATAGGTTCGGTGCTATTTTTTTGTGTGTAAAATATCAAGTAGAGATGTGAGTTCTGAAGGAAGAGAATGAAACGATTGAATATTTGTTTCTAGTTCTTGAATGAATAGAAGCTGTTCAGCGGATAAGGAAGCAATATCATCACTAGCAGAGACAAATTGTTGCGTTAATAACTGTAGTTCACGCATGTTTTCGAGCATTGAGCCTGATTGAACGGACATATGAGCAGAAGTAGAAGTTACTTCATTTATTCGTTGTTGGAGATTTTCTGCTTCTCTCACAATGTGATCAAATGCTTCTTGGGCATTACTAACCTGAAAGGAAGCTTCATTGAGCGTGTTCTGTTCATTTTTAGCGAGTGTGAGGGCCTGATGGCTATAAGTCTGAATATCGACCAAAATACTCGATATTTGCTTTGTTGATTCAGTTGATAGAGAAGCGAGCTTTTGAATTTCTCCCGCTACAACCGAAAACCCCCGTCCTTGTTCGCCGACTCTGGCTGCTTCAATTGTTGCATTTAAAGCAAGTAGATTTGTTTGTTTTGTAATATGAGCAATCGTACTTAAAAACGTATTAATTTTA includes:
- a CDS encoding 5'-nucleotidase C-terminal domain-containing protein, which produces MRKNVFKPIVSLSLASALSLGAFAAPFSNDFAKAETQNIKVQLLGLNDFHGQMDYSDKLDLDKDGVKETPIGGIAYTAAAIKQHQAENPNTLLVEAGDMVGGSPLVSSYFQDEPTIEILKEMGFSVGTLGNHEFDEGVTEMLRMVNGGNHPGGKSIPGVDYTGTGFPVVAANVVYKDTGKLMLDPYTIKEVGGEKIGFIGVVTQETPYMIVQKGNENLAFTDEAEAINKYTKELKEKGIKSIVVLAHNPTTNTADNASFDASKIAEKVDDEVDVIFAAHNHVGVNKVVDNKLIVQAYSYGTAFSDVDLEIDPTTHDIVKKSADVVTVIQSKYTPDPKVKAIVDKYEEKVKPVKEQVVGDSAVELSGKYAQKGPVGDNSLGNLIADGMKENMKADFALMNGGGIRASVNAGPITWGELFSVQPFGNTLAKVDVTGQDLEDILNAQIDPVKGLDVSVGGFKYTWSSQTNKVVDIFLPDGSKIDKKKTYSVVVNNYMYGNPTYRIAELGENMEVGPSDLEATVEYVKSLKQPISYKAEGRISEVTLSLPFKDVADNHWAHDYINDLYFKNIIKGTSETMFSPDKELSRSQFASLLVRALNLKTDKATDFKDTAKLSEQVQKEVAAAVSSGIVVGRTANTFAPYAPITRAEMMTMLMRAYKVKNGSVPAPTKDMFKDTSTLKTEMQDAIEVAYELGYVDGFGDQFKPFNTAKRAESAKVLYMLLKK
- the abc-f gene encoding ribosomal protection-like ABC-F family protein, with protein sequence MIISAFDRITKSFGGAVVFEELSFEIHASDRIGLVGQNGSGKTTIFHILAGIEQADKGQCHLKKGLKIGHLAQISRFNNHLLVNDVLHNAFHELMKLGEAMKTLEEEMKGSQSEEAMQRLLNEYGKIQDQYVLSGGYEIESNIQKVVNGLQIQALVDQTFGALSGGEKTKVGLAYILLQQPDLLLLDEPTNHLDIDAVEWLEQFLREYDGTVVVISHDRYFLDEVATKIFELDQGELFISHHNYSGFLKEKEEKLLLEFQAYQEQQKKIKKMKETIKRLKEWANQANPPNAGLHRRARSMQKALDRIEQLRRPVLERKRMKLQFEQGARSGKDVIRMEDVEKGFNQTVLLQDVNLHLQFQERAIIVGKNGAGKSTLLKLILDEHTADSGRIERGSNVKIGYLSQHIEPTYDSQTVIEAFRDVVSVTEGEARHILATFLFYGYAVFQKVKDLSGGEKMRLRLAQLMYQDVNLLILDEPTNHLDIESREVLEDALEHYEGTILAVSHDRYFLNKLSETTYWVEDNTLYRFAGNYTWAKQKVAERQKSEEKRVPKEKEEIKPPRVKNILPVVQEYKVEEEIEEVEASLQAIQQQLLVEKDLGSLQSLYKKQQLLEEKRDELYNLLE